One genomic window of Vulpes vulpes isolate BD-2025 chromosome 11, VulVul3, whole genome shotgun sequence includes the following:
- the LOC112910928 gene encoding olfactory receptor 2AG1-like: MEYWNSTLGSGFILMGILNDSGSPELLCATITVLYMLALTSNGLLLLVITVDSRLHVPMYFLLGQLSLMDLLFTSVVTPKALVDFLQSEYTISFGGCALQMFLALTLGGAEDLLLAFMAYDRYVAICHPLNYMVFMRPRVCWLMVATAWILASLSAFVYTTYTMHYPFCKVRKIRHLLCEIPPLLKLACADTSRYELLVYVMGVTFLMPPLFTIISSYTLILCTVLHMPSNEGKQKALVTCSSHLTVVGMFYGAATFMYVLPSSLHSPRQDNIISLFYTVVTPALNPLIYSLRNKEVMGALKRVLAKYMA; this comes from the coding sequence ATGGAGTACTGGAACTCCACCTTGGGCAGTGGCTTTATATTGATGGGGATTCTGAATGACAGTGGGTCTCCTGAACTGCTCTGTGCCACAATCACTGTCCTATACATGTTGGCTCTGACCAGCAATGGCCTGCTGCTCTTGGTCATCACAGTGGATTCCCGGCTCCACGTGCCCATGTACTTCCTGCTCGGCCAGCTCTCACTCATGGACCTCCTCTTCACATCTGTTGTTACTCCTAAGGCCCTTGTGGATTTTCTGCAGAGTGAATACACGATCTCCTTTGGAGGCTGTGCCCTTCAGATGTTTCTGGCATTGACGCTGGGTGGTGCAGAGGACTTGCTGCTGGCCTTCATGGCCTATGACAGATATGTGGCCATATGTCATCCTCTGAACTACATGGTCTTCATGAGGCCAAGGGTCTGCTGGCTCATGGTGGCCACGGCCTGGATCCTGGCATCCCTAAGTGCCTTTGTTTATACCACATATACCATGCACTACCCTTTCTGTAAAGTTCGGAAGATCAGGCACCTGCTCTGTGAGATCCCTCCTTTGCTGAAGTTGGCCTGTGCGGATACCTCCCGATATGAACTCTTGGTGTATGTGATGGGTGTGACCTTCCTGATGCCCCCTCTTTTTACTATCATTTCTTCATATACACTAATTCTGTGTACTGTGCTTCACATGCCCTCAAATGAAGGGAAGCAGAAAGCCCTAgtcacctgctcctcccacctgaCAGTGGTTGGGATGTTCTATGGAGCTGCCACGTTCATGTATGTCCTGCCCAGTTCCCTCCACAGCCCCAGGCAGGACAACATCATCTCTCTTTTCTACACGGTTGTCACTCCAGCGCTGAACCCCCTTATCTATAGCTTGCGAAATAAGGAGGTCATGGGGGCCTTGAAGAGAGTCCTGGCAAAATACATGGCCTGA
- the LOC112910893 gene encoding olfactory receptor 2AG2-like: MEYWNSTLGSGFILMGILNDSGSPELLCATITVLYMLALTSNGLLLLVITVDSRLHVPMYFLLGQLSLMDLLFTSVVTPKALVDFLQSEYMISFGGCALQMFLALTVGSAEDLLLAFMAYDRYVAICHPLNYMVFMRPRVCWLMVATAWILAFLNALGHTLYTMHYPFCKVRKIRHLLCEIPPLLKLACADTSRYELLVYVTGVTFLLLPLSAIVASYALILCTVLHMPSNEGKQKALVTCSSHLTVVVMYYGAATFMYVLPSSLHSPRQDNIISLFYTVVTPALNPLIYSLRNQEVMGALRRVLGKYMLPTHCTF; the protein is encoded by the coding sequence ATGGAGTACTGGAACTCCACCTTGGGCAGTGGCTTTATATTGATGGGGATTCTGAATGACAGTGGGTCTCCTGAACTGCTCTGTGCCACAATCACTGTCCTATACATGTTGGCTCTGACCAGCAATGGCCTGCTGCTCTTGGTCATCACAGTGGATTCCCGGCTCCACGTGCCCATGTACTTCCTGCTCGGCCAGCTCTCACTCATGGACCTCCTCTTCACATCTGTTGTCACTCCCAAGGCCCTTGTGGATTTTCTGCAGAGTGAATACATGATCTCCTTTGGAGGCTGTGCCCTTCAGATGTTTCTGGCATTGACGGTGGGTAGTGCAGAGGACTTGCTGCTGGCCTTCATGGCCTATGACAGATATGTGGCCATATGTCATCCTCTGAACTACATGGTCTTCATGAGGCCAAGGGTCTGCTGGCTCATGGTGGCCACGGCCTGGATCCTGGCATTTCTGAATGCTCTAGGCCATACCTTGTATACCATGCACTACCCTTTCTGTAAAGTTCGGAAGATCAGGCACCTGCTCTGTGAGATCCCTCCTTTGCTGAAGTTGGCCTGTGCAGATACCTCCCGATATGAACTCTTGGTGTATGTGACAGGAGTGACTTTCCTTTTGCTGCCTCTTTCTGCCATTGTTGCCTCCTATGCACTAATCCTGTGTACTGTGCTTCACATGCCCTCAAATGAGGGGAAGCAGAAAGCCCTAgtcacctgctcctcccacctgaCAGTGGTTGTGATGTACTATGGAGCTGCCACGTTCATGTATGTCCTGCCCAGTTCCCTCCACAGCCCCAGGCAGGACAACATCATCTCTCTTTTCTACACGGTTGTCACTCCAGCGCTGAACCCCCTTATCTATAGCCTGAGGAATCAGGAGGTCATGGGGGCCTTGAGAAGGGTCCTGGGAAAATATATGTTGCCAACACACTGTACCTTCTAA
- the LOC112910894 gene encoding olfactory receptor 2AG2-like — MEYWNSTLGSGFILMGILNDSGSPELLCATITVLYMLALTSNGLLLLVITVDSRLHVPMYFLLGQLSLMDLLFPSVFTPKTLMDFLHHENTISFGGCALQMFLVLTLGGAEDLLLAFMAYDRYMAICHPLNYMVFMRPTVCWLMVATAWILAFLSALGHTLYTMHYPFCKVRKIRHLLCEIPPLLKLACADTSRYELLVYVTGVTFLLMPLSAIVASYALILCTVLHMPSNEGKQKALVTCSSHLTVVGMYYGAATFMYVLPSSLHSPRQDNIISLFYTVVTPALNPLIYSLRNQEVMGALRRVLRKYKLPTHNAF, encoded by the coding sequence ATGGAGTACTGGAACTCCACCTTGGGCAGTGGCTTTATATTGATGGGGATTCTGAATGACAGTGGGTCTCCTGAACTGCTCTGTGCCACAATCACTGTCCTATACATGTTGGCTCTGACCAGCAATGGCCTGCTGCTCTTGGTCATCACAGTGGATTCCCGGCTCCACGTGCCCATGTACTTCCTGCTCGGCCAGCTCTCACTCATGGACCTTCTCTTCCCATCTGTTTTCACTCCCAAGACCCTCATGGATTTTCTGCATCATGAAAATACCATCTCCTTTGGAGGCTGTGCCCTTCAGATGTTTTTGGTATTGACGCTGGGTGGTGCAGAGGACTTGCTGCTGGCCTTCATGGCCTATGACAGATATATGGCCATATGTCATCCTCTGAACTACATGGTTTTCATGAGGCCAACAGTCTGCTGGCTCATGGTGGCCACGGCCTGGATCCTGGCATTTCTGAGTGCTCTAGGCCATACCTTGTATACCATGCACTACCCTTTCTGTAAAGTTCGGAAGATCAGGCACCTGCTCTGTGAGATCCCACCTTTGCTGAAGTTGGCCTGTGCAGATACCTCCCGATATGAACTCTTGGTGTATGTGACAGGAGTGACTTTCCTTTTGATGCCTCTTTCTGCCATTGTTGCCTCCTATGCACTAATCCTGTGTACTGTGCTTCACATGCCCTCTAATGAGGGGAAGCAGAAAGCCCTAgtcacctgctcctcccacctgaCAGTCGTTGGGATGTACTATGGAGCTGCCACGTTCATGTATGTCCTGCCCAGTTCCCTCCACAGCCCCAGGCAGGACAACATCATCTCTCTTTTCTACACGGTTGTCACTCCAGCGCTGAACCCCCTTATCTATAGCCTGAGGAATCAGGAGGTCATGGGGGCCTTGAGAAGGGTCCTCAGAAAATATAAGTTGCCAACACACAATGCCTTCTAA